From a region of the Flavobacterium branchiarum genome:
- a CDS encoding TonB-dependent receptor, translating into MKTMKNWLLTGLLFMIVSTVFSQGKITGTITDGSSSLPGANAAIKGSTDASSSDFDGKFTITTSVASGEIVISYLGYDSKTVKFSVSKGGTTNLGTIVLTSNSNQLDEIVIKSTIVDIAKDRKTPVAVSTIKAAEIQAKLGTQEFPEILRNTPSVYATKGSGGYGDSRINIRGFDQKNIAVMVNGMPINDMEGGTVYWSNWAGLADVTSAMQVQRGLGSSKLAVSSVGGTINIVTKASDMKEGGSFSSGFGNANYLKLQGSYNTGKLENGLSASVLLSQTRGDGYINGTEFEGTNYYVALGYATKNNKHDFQFTVTGAPQWHNQRSSNISIETYQKYGTAENPNTRYNADAGYLNGESYNIRKNYYHKPIAALNWDYKINETTKLSSVLYASMGRGAGAGASGGIRGKVYSDATAFRTANGLVDYDKIVAYNSGQSVYINGFTGLQTRKQVTTPDGLRYQNNFSSGSNANTPAAASSGTSGISQTASINSHDWFGAVINLNKKLSNTLTLDFGIDARTYKGYHFTVLNDLLGGDEFYDTSIKSLQPGGRHLTTTYATDVQWNPFKKVDYEKISFNSTGNVRWYGAFTQLEYSKDNLTAFIQGAISQQGYKREDNFVYDPATQPELASTPYKNILGGNVKGGANYNINEKNNVYVNAGYYSKQPFFNAVYPNNKSTLNPNLTNEKIIGFEAGYGFRSRYFNATVNVYNTTWNDRYLKGRALPTSPEFPSNTTYTEYIGLDEVHSGIEFEANSNITEKLKVNAMFSYGIWEYKGNATVNAYLQADNTPIPAYTGLTVYMDKVKVGDAAQVTASLGASYEVLTRVTLDANYNFNDKLYAGISPIDFSSPTNKGALELPSYGILDAGFSYKMLLGKDKDKSMNFRLNVNNVLDKLYIAESRTNTFASDFVNGKDGNTFAQAGKTFDGVATSNQVYFGFGRTWNFTLSYNF; encoded by the coding sequence ATGAAGACAATGAAAAATTGGTTACTCACAGGACTATTGTTCATGATAGTTTCAACCGTATTTTCTCAAGGAAAAATCACCGGTACTATTACTGATGGTTCAAGTTCTTTACCAGGAGCAAATGCTGCTATTAAAGGATCAACCGATGCTAGTTCTAGCGATTTTGATGGAAAATTTACTATTACAACTTCAGTTGCATCTGGAGAAATAGTTATTTCTTACTTAGGTTACGATTCTAAAACGGTTAAATTCTCAGTTTCTAAAGGAGGAACAACTAATTTAGGTACTATCGTTTTAACATCAAACTCTAACCAATTAGACGAGATTGTTATCAAAAGCACAATTGTTGATATCGCTAAGGACAGAAAAACTCCTGTTGCCGTTTCTACAATTAAAGCTGCTGAAATTCAAGCAAAATTAGGAACTCAAGAATTTCCTGAGATTCTAAGAAACACACCTTCAGTATATGCTACAAAAGGTAGTGGTGGATACGGAGATTCAAGAATTAACATTCGTGGATTTGACCAAAAAAACATTGCTGTAATGGTAAATGGTATGCCAATCAACGACATGGAAGGTGGAACAGTTTACTGGAGCAACTGGGCTGGACTTGCTGATGTAACTTCTGCTATGCAAGTACAAAGAGGTTTAGGTTCATCTAAGCTTGCTGTTTCTTCTGTAGGAGGAACAATAAACATTGTAACTAAAGCTTCTGACATGAAAGAAGGTGGTTCATTCTCTTCTGGTTTTGGTAATGCAAATTATTTAAAATTACAAGGTTCTTACAATACTGGAAAATTAGAAAACGGACTTTCTGCTTCTGTTTTATTATCTCAAACTCGTGGAGATGGATACATCAACGGAACAGAATTTGAAGGTACTAATTACTATGTAGCTTTAGGATACGCTACAAAAAACAATAAACACGATTTTCAATTTACTGTAACTGGTGCGCCACAATGGCACAACCAAAGATCTTCAAACATATCAATTGAAACTTACCAAAAATACGGTACTGCTGAAAACCCAAACACAAGATATAATGCAGATGCAGGATATTTAAATGGGGAATCATATAATATCAGAAAAAACTACTACCATAAGCCTATTGCAGCTTTGAACTGGGATTACAAAATAAACGAAACTACCAAACTTTCTAGTGTACTTTACGCTTCTATGGGACGTGGTGCTGGAGCAGGTGCTTCAGGTGGAATTAGAGGAAAAGTTTACAGTGATGCTACTGCATTCAGAACTGCTAATGGATTAGTAGATTATGATAAAATTGTAGCTTACAACTCTGGTCAATCAGTATACATAAATGGTTTTACTGGATTACAAACTAGAAAACAAGTTACCACTCCTGATGGTCTTCGTTACCAAAATAATTTCTCTTCAGGATCTAACGCAAACACTCCTGCAGCTGCAAGCTCTGGAACTTCTGGAATCTCTCAAACTGCTTCTATCAACTCACATGACTGGTTTGGTGCTGTAATTAATTTAAATAAAAAATTAAGCAACACATTAACTTTAGATTTCGGAATTGATGCTAGAACTTACAAAGGATACCACTTTACTGTACTAAATGACTTATTAGGTGGAGATGAATTTTACGATACATCTATCAAAAGCTTACAACCAGGCGGAAGACACCTTACTACTACTTACGCAACAGACGTTCAATGGAACCCTTTCAAAAAGGTTGACTATGAGAAAATCTCATTTAACAGTACTGGAAACGTAAGATGGTACGGAGCTTTTACTCAACTTGAGTATTCTAAAGACAATTTAACAGCATTTATTCAAGGAGCTATATCTCAACAAGGATACAAAAGAGAAGACAACTTCGTTTACGATCCAGCTACACAACCTGAATTAGCTTCTACACCTTACAAAAACATACTAGGAGGTAACGTTAAAGGGGGTGCAAACTATAACATTAACGAAAAAAACAATGTATATGTAAATGCTGGTTATTACTCAAAACAACCGTTCTTTAACGCTGTTTACCCAAATAACAAATCTACATTAAACCCTAACCTTACTAACGAAAAAATCATTGGTTTTGAAGCAGGATACGGATTCCGTTCTCGTTATTTCAATGCTACTGTAAACGTTTACAATACAACTTGGAACGATAGATACTTAAAAGGTAGAGCTCTTCCAACATCTCCGGAATTCCCTTCAAATACAACTTACACAGAATACATTGGACTTGATGAAGTTCACTCAGGGATTGAATTTGAGGCAAACTCAAACATAACTGAAAAATTAAAAGTGAACGCAATGTTCTCTTACGGAATCTGGGAATACAAAGGAAACGCTACTGTAAATGCTTATTTACAAGCAGATAACACTCCAATCCCTGCATATACTGGACTTACAGTTTACATGGACAAAGTAAAAGTAGGAGATGCTGCACAAGTTACTGCTTCTTTAGGTGCATCTTATGAAGTTCTAACAAGAGTAACATTAGACGCTAACTACAACTTTAATGACAAATTGTACGCAGGAATTAGCCCTATTGATTTTTCTTCTCCAACAAACAAAGGAGCATTAGAATTACCTTCTTACGGAATACTAGATGCTGGTTTCTCTTACAAGATGCTACTAGGTAAAGACAAAGACAAATCAATGAACTTTAGATTAAACGTGAACAACGTTTTAGACAAATTGTATATTGCTGAATCTAGAACAAATACTTTTGCTAGTGATTTCGTTAACGGAAAAGATGGAAACACTTTTGCTCAAGCTGGAAAAACATTTGACGGCGTAGCAACAAGTAACCAAGTATACTTTGGTTTCGGAAGAACTTGGAACTTTACATTAAGTTATAACTTCTAA